From the Planktothrix tepida PCC 9214 genome, one window contains:
- a CDS encoding SDR family NAD(P)-dependent oxidoreductase yields the protein MTIQGKTALITGASRGIGRAIALEFAQHHVKRLILVARDRQRLAELATELEAMGVEVVTLALDLTQPVKVNIAIAQAWRSHGPIEILVNCAGVAHQKPFLQSKLLDVQEEISLNLIGLYTITHAIARRMAHRQSGTIVNVSSLMGKIAAPTMSTYSATKFAILGFTEALRRELATYNIRVMALLPTLTDTDMTRDLQLFRWVVPMTPEQVAKVLVAGLDKDTSEILVGWQSHLAVWCNRFAPWLMEKILLLTSPVTQKIQKSYPILTEADC from the coding sequence ATGACTATTCAAGGAAAAACAGCCCTAATTACAGGGGCTTCTCGTGGAATTGGCCGAGCAATTGCCTTAGAATTTGCTCAACATCACGTCAAACGTCTGATTTTAGTGGCACGAGATCGTCAGCGATTAGCTGAATTAGCGACAGAATTAGAAGCGATGGGGGTGGAAGTCGTTACCTTAGCCTTAGACTTAACCCAACCCGTGAAAGTTAATATTGCCATTGCCCAAGCTTGGCGGTCTCACGGGCCAATTGAAATTTTAGTCAATTGTGCTGGAGTCGCCCACCAAAAGCCCTTTTTACAATCCAAACTCCTAGATGTTCAAGAAGAAATCTCCTTGAATTTAATCGGGTTGTATACCATTACTCATGCCATTGCCCGACGCATGGCCCACCGCCAATCGGGAACGATTGTGAATGTATCGAGTTTAATGGGAAAAATTGCGGCTCCCACGATGTCCACCTATTCGGCGACCAAATTCGCGATTTTGGGATTTACGGAAGCCTTACGTCGGGAATTAGCGACCTACAATATTCGCGTTATGGCCTTATTACCCACCTTAACGGATACGGATATGACACGAGATTTACAACTGTTTCGTTGGGTGGTTCCCATGACCCCCGAACAAGTTGCCAAGGTGTTAGTCGCGGGGTTGGATAAAGACACCTCAGAAATTTTAGTCGGGTGGCAAAGCCATTTAGCTGTCTGGTGCAACCGCTTTGCACCTTGGTTGATGGAAAAAATTCTTCTGTTGACATCCCCCGTCACCCAAAAAATCCAAAAATCCTATCCCATCCTCACAGAAGCGGACTGTTAA
- a CDS encoding photosystem I assembly protein Ycf3, producing MPRSQRNDNFIDKTFTVMADMILKMLPTNQKAKEAFAYYRDGMSAQADGEYAEALENYYEALTLEEDPYDRSFILYNIGLIHASNGEHEEALEYYHQSIELNPRMPQALNNIAVIYHYQGEKAKEAGDEEKAEQEFRKAAEYWIRAIQLAPNNYIEAQNWLKVTGRSKIDVYF from the coding sequence ATGCCGAGATCACAACGGAACGATAACTTTATTGATAAAACCTTTACGGTTATGGCAGATATGATTCTCAAGATGCTGCCCACCAACCAAAAAGCTAAAGAAGCTTTTGCCTACTATCGAGATGGAATGTCAGCCCAGGCGGATGGGGAATATGCAGAAGCTTTAGAAAATTATTATGAAGCATTAACCTTAGAAGAAGATCCCTATGATCGGAGTTTTATTCTCTATAATATTGGGTTAATTCATGCCAGTAATGGCGAACATGAAGAAGCCTTAGAGTATTATCACCAATCCATTGAATTAAACCCCCGAATGCCTCAAGCTTTGAATAATATTGCGGTCATTTACCATTATCAAGGAGAAAAAGCCAAAGAAGCTGGAGATGAGGAGAAAGCGGAACAAGAATTTCGCAAAGCTGCGGAATATTGGATCAGAGCCATTCAGTTAGCACCCAATAACTATATTGAAGCTCAGAACTGGCTGAAAGTGACAGGTAGAAGCAAGATTGATGTTTATTTCTAA